The DNA segment CGTTCGTGTGCCTCCAACCAGCGCCGGATCTCGCGGTCTTCGCCTCGCTCACACGCCTCACATCGCTGCTGCGCGCGGCCCAAGAGCATCCGACGAACCCGCTCCCAATCCCGCTCGGTGATGCAGTACCGAACGTTGGTGAACCAACACGAACTCGGGACCAAATCTACGAACAACCCTGATCCGAAGCCCCGGTCCTCGCCGGGCAGGAGCTGCGGCACGTCCGGGCGAGCCGCCCACCGCTCCAACTCCGTCATCCCCGGCCTGGGCGCGTACCAGCGCTTCGCCGCCGGATCCCAGCGCGCCCCGGCTGCTTTCGCCGGGTCTTTCTCCCGATAGGGAACGTCCAGCCAGATTCGGTCCTCCGCCACCAGTCCTCCAGGCTCAGGCGTTACAGGCTCCTAGCCCAAGATGCCGCCACCCACCGACGAAAAATGCGAGTAACGGACATCGCTAACTAAATGGACTAATCCACTAACAGGTTGTAATTGGTGGCTGCTTGCGATGCTGGGTGCACTGAACACGCGAGTGCAGCCGCTGGCGTCATGTCGTCTGGCCGGCAACTTGCCGCCAGCACGGACACTGACCGAATATGAGGGACGGGCCAGCTGATGACTGGCCCGTCCCTCTGCAACTCGGGGCTTTAGCGATCGACTCGGACGTGGTGCACTGGCTATGGTTGTTGCGCGGTGAGAGCGGATACAGCCATGTGCTTGAGTTCCCTAGGGCTGAGCGCGCCGTTGACGCCCTCAGCTTGAGCGATGACAACAGTGTTGTGGTCGACCTTCGAAGCGTAATAGAGGCCGGTGAACGTTGTGCCGTCAGTGAGCTCGTCGAGGTTGCCGGTTCCATCGCGGTCGATTAGCTGACGGAGCTGGTGGGCGGTCGTCGATGTGGGCATGGTTGTCCAGGAGACTGAGATGGCGGCCTTGGCTCGTTGCTGTGTTTCGCCGTAGAAAAGACTGCGGGCGAGTCTGGTGCAAGGACGTTCGCTGAGGAACCGTGATGTCTGGCCATAGGCGTGGCCGTTGCAGGACACTGAGACCTCGGACTTGATCGTGCGGTATTCGATCCCGCCAGTGGTCCAGGACGTTCCTGACTGGGTCTGAACGTTGTCGGTCGATCGCTGGTTGGCTAGCCCGGCGACACCGAGGATGGCTATCACAAGCGCAATAAGACCCACGGGACTGTTGCCTGTTTTCCCAGTTCCGGGGTTGCGCCGCGTGTAGGAGCGGACACGGCTACCGCTGCGCACGTGGGTTTTGACGTGGTGAACCAAGAGCTTGTCTCCGAAATCTCGTGTAGTCCGGCCGGAGCTCGAACTTCCGGCCGGTCCGGGGCTTTCGCGGGACTTGCTGAGCGCACAGCGGGCTAGACGCCATCTGTGCCGGTGGTTCGAAACGCGAGGGGGTTCTAGGCTGCGAGGTGCCAGTGCCGGACGTAGCCGGAGGCCATGGATCGGACCAGAGCGTCAAGGCTTCGTCGGTTGGTCCGAGCGCCGAGCTTGTATCGACGCGCATGCCTCGTGTCGTAAACGACGGCCGTTGCCCCAGGCAGAATTTCCGGAATGAGCGCGTCCATGAGGTGCAGCAGGACGTCAGCGACCTCCTGCGACAGCTCGGGTTTCTTACAGTAGGGAGCGACGAGAAACTTGGTGTCGTCGCGCAGACGTAGTCCGAGCATGTGCCGCAGCACGATCGACAGGTCACCATCCCGCCACGCCGCCTGGGCGACAGGCACACCGGTAGCACCGCGGGGGAGAAGTCGGAGGAACCCGTCCGACGCACTCCGGTAGGCGACTGGCTTGCTGAGTTCACGACCTTGCGCCGCCTTGGCGACGACTCGGTCGAGAACGGTGGAACGGTCAGGAGAGCTAACCGCCCGCCGGAAGCCGGCGAGCAGCGGAGCGTAGTACGCCACGGCGCGGGCGTCCGGGTCGAGATACCGGCGCTTCTGCTCGGTCACCATGGCCATGGTTCGACGTGGCCCGGCGAGGGCGTAGTCGAGCCACTGGAGTCCACCAATCGTCACAGAGGGGCTGCTCAAGCGTGCTCCTATTCTTCTGTGGAGCACCGCGTGGCCCGGATCACCGGGTTCCACCGCCTCGGTTGGGTGATTAGGTCTTGCGCCCACCCGATCGGCCGACTAACGTCATGAGTGTCAAGTTACTAGTTAGCCGTACGGTGCTGGACTGTGTTTACAGTCCATTTCCAAAGCTACACGATCGCCGCAGCTTCTAACAAGCTCGCGGCGATTTTCTATGAGATCTTCACCCGATCGTCGGAGCGGTTGGCGGGCGCGAGTGCCTGGGTGAAGTTCGGTCATAGTCCTCAATGGCGAGTTATCTTTGACAGTTTGATCTTGCATACCTGCAGGTCAGCAGTAGTTAAGTGAGCCGTAGTCGGCGAGCTCATCCCTTCTGCTCAAGGCCTGGCCGGCCGGTGCGGTCGATCGCGGCGCTCACCCAGCAAGTCCGCCCG comes from the Prauserella marina genome and includes:
- a CDS encoding DUF5710 domain-containing protein, producing the protein MAEDRIWLDVPYREKDPAKAAGARWDPAAKRWYAPRPGMTELERWAARPDVPQLLPGEDRGFGSGLFVDLVPSSCWFTNVRYCITERDWERVRRMLLGRAQQRCEACERGEDREIRRWLEAHERWSFDSATRTQKLMRLICLCSDCHRTTHYGLAQVKGQEASAFEHLCAVTGMSVPQAREHVSAAFEVWAQRSRMDWYLDLTMLTNAGITLAKPPKAGSRAGIAESELRARARR